The Kitasatospora sp. NBC_00374 genome has a segment encoding these proteins:
- a CDS encoding response regulator, translating into MSTARPDEQTITVLIADDHPVVREGLSAMLESAPGIMVAGTAGGGEEAVVLAAALAPDVVLMDLRMGAMDGVTATARILAHSRRPRVVVVTTYESDADILRAVEAGAAGYLLKGTSRVDLINAVRAAARGETVLSPAVAGRLFRARAHEPQPLSAREREVLQLVGRGLTNADIGRELHIGEATVKTHLLRIFRKLDVSDRTAAVLAAMERGLLD; encoded by the coding sequence ATGAGCACCGCCCGGCCCGACGAGCAGACCATCACCGTGCTGATCGCCGACGACCACCCGGTGGTGCGGGAGGGCCTCTCGGCGATGCTGGAGTCGGCGCCGGGCATCATGGTCGCCGGCACGGCCGGCGGGGGCGAGGAGGCGGTCGTGCTGGCCGCCGCGCTGGCCCCGGACGTGGTGCTGATGGACCTGCGGATGGGCGCGATGGACGGCGTGACCGCCACCGCCCGGATCCTGGCGCACTCGCGCCGCCCGCGCGTGGTCGTGGTCACCACCTACGAGAGCGATGCGGACATCCTGCGCGCGGTCGAGGCGGGCGCCGCCGGCTACCTGCTGAAGGGCACCTCGCGGGTCGACCTGATCAACGCGGTGCGGGCCGCGGCCCGGGGTGAGACGGTGCTCTCCCCCGCGGTCGCCGGCCGGCTGTTCCGGGCGCGGGCGCACGAGCCGCAGCCGCTGTCCGCCCGTGAGCGCGAGGTGCTGCAGCTGGTCGGCCGGGGACTGACCAACGCCGACATCGGTCGCGAGCTCCACATCGGGGAGGCGACGGTCAAGACGCACCTGCTGCGGATCTTCCGCAAGCTCGACGTGTCCGACCGCACGGCGGCGGTCCTGGCGGCGATGGAGCGCGGCCTGCTGGACTGA
- a CDS encoding histidine kinase: MPAHALSDQPTAADRGPDDDRPAAGPSAGDDGGEAAFRQDPVVRWVGLWDTYFGVSYVVTAGLLLTSQAAPGRVAGAVAALTLIVPWYAAFGRPLLRSGEKPPRSRWFALGLLVLFAVAAALDLASAFALFAICPMLLMSLPTSLGIAVVLFANLVPPVLVWISSGRLGAEVLGILPLTLLGIALTVLLGLWITRVVEQSRDRGRLIEELERSREREAHLSHQAGIAAERERLAREIHDTVAQGLTSIIALIQAAESELEEQPELARRHLALAARSATANLAETRGFVAALTPAALRGNSLGETLRRQGEALAAETGLTVGYSAEGTEFPLPTAVGVVLLRSAQESLANVRKHAGAQRVSLRTEFTDREVRLTVTDNGCGFDAGQRTEGYGLRGLRARLAEIGGTARVSSRPGFGTVVDVRVPLGGGPDAGARPQDGRDPQDAVDTQDAVETQDALDTAQSSAPYDGEPR, encoded by the coding sequence GTGCCAGCTCACGCCCTGTCCGACCAGCCCACCGCCGCCGACCGCGGCCCCGACGACGACCGCCCGGCCGCGGGCCCTTCCGCCGGCGACGACGGCGGTGAGGCGGCCTTCCGGCAGGATCCGGTGGTCCGTTGGGTCGGCCTGTGGGACACCTACTTCGGCGTGTCCTACGTGGTCACCGCCGGGCTGCTGCTCACCTCGCAGGCCGCGCCCGGCCGGGTGGCGGGCGCGGTCGCCGCGCTGACCCTGATCGTGCCCTGGTACGCCGCGTTCGGGCGGCCGCTGCTGCGCAGCGGCGAGAAGCCGCCGCGCAGCCGCTGGTTCGCCCTCGGCCTGCTCGTGCTGTTCGCGGTCGCCGCCGCGCTCGATCTGGCCAGCGCGTTCGCGCTGTTCGCGATCTGCCCGATGCTGCTGATGAGCCTGCCGACCTCGCTCGGCATCGCGGTGGTGCTCTTCGCCAACCTGGTACCGCCCGTGCTGGTGTGGATCAGCAGCGGCAGGCTGGGCGCCGAGGTGCTGGGCATCCTGCCGCTGACGCTGCTGGGGATCGCGCTGACGGTGCTGCTGGGTCTGTGGATCACCAGGGTGGTCGAGCAGAGCCGGGACCGCGGCCGGCTGATCGAGGAGTTGGAGCGCAGCCGCGAGCGGGAGGCCCACCTCTCGCACCAGGCCGGGATCGCCGCCGAGCGCGAACGGCTGGCCCGCGAGATCCACGACACCGTGGCCCAGGGCCTGACCAGCATCATCGCGCTGATCCAGGCCGCCGAGTCGGAGTTGGAGGAGCAGCCGGAGCTGGCCCGGCGTCACCTCGCCCTGGCCGCCCGGTCCGCCACCGCGAACCTGGCCGAGACGCGGGGCTTCGTCGCGGCGCTCACCCCGGCCGCACTGCGTGGCAACTCGCTGGGCGAGACGCTGCGGCGCCAGGGCGAGGCGCTGGCCGCCGAGACCGGCCTGACGGTCGGCTACAGCGCCGAGGGCACGGAGTTCCCGTTGCCGACGGCGGTCGGTGTGGTCCTGCTGCGCTCGGCGCAGGAGTCGCTGGCGAACGTCCGCAAGCATGCCGGGGCCCAGCGGGTGTCCCTGCGCACCGAGTTCACGGACCGTGAGGTCCGGCTGACGGTGACGGACAACGGCTGCGGGTTCGACGCCGGGCAGCGGACCGAGGGGTACGGGCTGCGCGGCCTGCGCGCGCGGCTGGCGGAGATCGGGGGGACGGCCAGGGTGTCCAGCCGGCCCGGCTTCGGCACGGTCGTGGACGTACGGGTGCCGCTCGGCGGCGGACCGGACGCCGGGGCGCGGCCGCAGGACGGCCGGGACCCGCAGGACGCCGTGGACACCCAGGACGCCGTGGAAACCCAGGACGCCCTGGACACCGCCCAGTCATCCGCCCCGTACGACGGAGAGCCCCGATGA